The following proteins are co-located in the Mesorhizobium australicum WSM2073 genome:
- the queE gene encoding 7-carboxy-7-deazaguanine synthase QueE — MTDTRPAIRVSEIFGPTIQGEGVLIGLPTVFIRTGGCDYRCSWCDSLHAVDNQFRHEWKMMPVDAVWQSVVALSGARPVMVSLSGGNPAIQPFGGLIERGHAEGYRFALETQASVAKDWFAELDVLVLSPKPPSSEMRTDWVAFEACIEAAREKPQVVLKLVIFDESDYAFAKDAAARFPSLPVYLQPGNHTPPRRGEEDAAVDLAGIMRRMEWLIEKVTQDRWFEARVLPQLHVLLWGNKRAV; from the coding sequence GTGACCGACACGCGGCCCGCAATTCGGGTCAGCGAGATATTCGGGCCGACGATCCAGGGCGAGGGCGTGCTCATCGGTTTGCCGACGGTCTTCATCAGAACCGGCGGGTGTGACTACCGCTGTTCCTGGTGCGACAGCCTCCATGCGGTTGACAACCAATTCCGCCATGAATGGAAGATGATGCCAGTGGATGCGGTGTGGCAAAGCGTGGTTGCGCTTTCCGGCGCCCGGCCAGTTATGGTGTCCCTGTCGGGCGGCAACCCCGCCATTCAGCCCTTCGGCGGCCTAATCGAGCGGGGCCATGCTGAAGGTTACCGCTTCGCGCTGGAAACCCAAGCTTCGGTGGCCAAGGACTGGTTTGCCGAGCTTGACGTACTGGTCCTCAGCCCAAAGCCGCCGTCGAGCGAAATGAGGACCGATTGGGTTGCATTCGAGGCTTGCATCGAAGCGGCGCGGGAGAAGCCGCAAGTCGTGCTCAAGCTCGTCATTTTCGACGAGAGTGACTACGCCTTCGCCAAAGACGCCGCCGCCCGATTTCCAAGTCTCCCGGTCTATCTGCAACCCGGCAATCACACGCCACCGCGCCGTGGCGAGGAAGACGCAGCTGTCGACCTTGCCGGAATCATGAGGCGCATGGAGTGGCTGATCGAAAAGGTGACGCAAGACAGATGGTTCGAAGCCCGCGTATTGCCGCAGCTGCATGTTCTGCTCTGGGGTAACAAGAGGGCCGTCTAG
- the queD gene encoding 6-carboxytetrahydropterin synthase QueD, whose protein sequence is MFRITKEFHFSASHQLTSLPPEHQCARLHGHNYIVVVELSAKELNSHGFVRDYHDLAPLKHYIDESLDHRHLNDALAHEQVTAEYLARHFYEWCKARLPETAAVRVSETPKTWAEYRP, encoded by the coding sequence ATGTTCCGCATTACCAAGGAATTCCACTTCTCGGCCTCGCATCAGCTCACCTCCTTGCCACCCGAGCACCAGTGCGCGCGACTGCACGGGCATAACTACATCGTCGTAGTGGAGCTTTCGGCCAAGGAGCTGAACTCGCACGGCTTCGTGCGCGACTATCACGATCTGGCGCCGCTCAAACACTATATCGACGAGAGCTTGGACCACCGGCACCTCAACGACGCGCTCGCGCATGAGCAGGTCACAGCGGAATACCTGGCCAGGCATTTCTATGAATGGTGCAAGGCACGGCTGCCGGAAACCGCCGCCGTGAGGGTGAGCGAAACCCCTAAAACCTGGGCGGAGTACCGGCCGTGA
- the queC gene encoding 7-cyano-7-deazaguanine synthase QueC, with translation MKTLVICSGGLDSVSLAHKVAAEHELAGLLSFDYGQRHSKELKFATLCAQRLDIAHQIIDIRQIGRGLCGSALTDGVDVPDGHYAEDTMKITVVPNRNAIMLAIAFGLAAAQQLEAVGMAAHGGDHFIYPDCRPAFIEAFQTMQDRALDGDAQIRLYTPYVNLTKADIVGDGARHGTPFAQTWSCYKGGERHCGRCGTCVERREAFQLAQHADPTDYEDTDFWLEALRRRSA, from the coding sequence ATGAAGACTCTCGTCATCTGCTCCGGCGGATTGGACTCAGTTTCCCTTGCCCACAAAGTGGCAGCGGAGCACGAACTCGCCGGGCTGCTGTCCTTCGACTACGGCCAGCGGCACAGTAAAGAACTGAAATTCGCCACGCTGTGCGCACAGCGATTGGACATTGCGCATCAGATCATCGACATCCGCCAAATCGGCCGCGGCCTTTGCGGCTCCGCGCTGACCGATGGTGTCGACGTGCCGGACGGCCACTACGCCGAAGACACCATGAAGATCACGGTGGTGCCGAACCGAAACGCCATCATGCTGGCCATCGCCTTCGGACTCGCCGCCGCGCAGCAGCTCGAAGCGGTGGGGATGGCCGCTCACGGCGGAGACCATTTCATCTATCCAGACTGCCGTCCGGCCTTCATCGAGGCTTTCCAGACGATGCAGGACCGAGCGCTCGACGGAGACGCGCAGATCCGTCTTTATACGCCTTATGTGAACCTCACCAAGGCGGACATCGTCGGCGATGGAGCAAGGCACGGGACCCCATTTGCGCAGACCTGGTCCTGCTACAAGGGCGGCGAACGTCACTGCGGACGGTGCGGGACCTGCGTCGAGCGGCGCGAAGCGTTTCAGCTGGCGCAGCACGCCGACCCGACCGACTATGAGGACACCGATTTCTGGCTTGAGGCGCTACGGAGGCGGAGCGCCTGA
- a CDS encoding helix-turn-helix domain-containing protein, producing MPGILLFFEVFMKDSRIPEPVLTAMSAGTHIIRAYREHLGYSVEDLAVACGLAAEEILNIESGLRYNKGYRDRIAKSLSLPAGILEAEPDILDAA from the coding sequence GTGCCGGGCATCTTGCTCTTCTTCGAGGTGTTTATGAAAGATTCACGCATTCCCGAGCCGGTGTTGACGGCCATGTCGGCGGGGACCCACATCATCCGTGCTTATCGTGAGCACCTTGGATATTCCGTCGAGGACCTGGCAGTGGCGTGCGGGCTTGCCGCTGAGGAAATTCTCAACATTGAGTCCGGTCTGAGATACAACAAGGGTTATCGGGATCGCATCGCAAAATCGCTGTCCCTACCCGCCGGAATTCTTGAGGCGGAGCCGGACATACTGGACGCTGCCTGA
- a CDS encoding polysaccharide pyruvyl transferase family protein: protein MTPYHWESSHGNFGDDLNLWLWDFLLPGFREVRQQTMLVGVGTVLNSGLLPRGVHKLVVGSGWGYGTPPDISNSREWDLRCVRGPKTAERLGLAVERGIVDPAVMVAEMPEFQQLPKRYKKTFIPHWESAEHGMWQAVCEMAGLTYLDPRGDAKAVIRDIAQSELIIAESMHGAIIADAFRVPWIAVATSASINDFKWNDWAMSVGATYKPHVIPVSSRGEASAKGKPFWGVTPNGSLPKPVLVGPTPGRRPTRPERPQSLLRSMVKKFLAAPSAAGLFKASRREPQLSPDGSLDGLKSRLGEVLNGIRKDYL from the coding sequence ATGACTCCATATCATTGGGAATCGAGCCACGGCAATTTTGGTGACGACCTCAATCTCTGGCTATGGGACTTTCTGTTGCCTGGATTCCGGGAGGTGCGCCAACAAACAATGCTCGTGGGCGTCGGCACTGTCCTGAATTCGGGCCTGCTTCCACGCGGTGTGCACAAGCTGGTTGTGGGAAGCGGCTGGGGCTACGGCACACCGCCCGACATCAGCAACAGCCGGGAATGGGATCTCCGCTGTGTGCGAGGTCCGAAAACAGCCGAACGGCTCGGGCTTGCTGTCGAACGGGGCATCGTTGATCCGGCCGTCATGGTTGCTGAGATGCCGGAATTCCAGCAACTGCCGAAACGATACAAGAAGACCTTCATTCCACACTGGGAATCCGCCGAACACGGCATGTGGCAAGCCGTCTGCGAGATGGCCGGACTCACGTATCTGGACCCACGCGGTGACGCAAAGGCGGTCATCCGCGATATTGCGCAATCGGAGCTAATCATCGCGGAATCCATGCACGGCGCGATTATCGCCGATGCCTTTCGGGTCCCTTGGATCGCGGTAGCCACATCGGCCTCCATCAATGACTTCAAATGGAACGACTGGGCAATGAGTGTCGGCGCGACCTACAAGCCCCACGTGATACCCGTGTCCTCGCGGGGGGAAGCGTCGGCGAAAGGCAAGCCCTTTTGGGGTGTCACACCAAACGGCAGCCTCCCGAAGCCAGTGTTGGTTGGCCCAACCCCAGGGCGACGCCCCACGCGCCCGGAGAGGCCCCAGTCCTTGCTGCGGTCGATGGTCAAAAAATTCTTGGCCGCACCCTCGGCAGCAGGTCTGTTCAAAGCGAGCCGCCGGGAACCGCAGCTTAGTCCCGATGGCTCGCTAGACGGCTTGAAGAGTCGCTTGGGTGAGGTTCTGAACGGAATCCGCAAAGACTATCTTTAA
- a CDS encoding lipopolysaccharide biosynthesis protein, with product MSIADRLVAGSLWVTLSRIIVNGLSMLGTIVLARYLLPSDFGVVALATTLLAVVTSITDLSLSEALIRHEDPRESHFSAAWTLGATRGLILCIFFAAFAYPASLIYNEPRLFGVLLALSLSLAMSGLVNPRKIILQRELIFRQEFVLSVAQRVAGFVAAIGVVIIYQSYWALVVGTLVMQATNVVTSYLVMPFRPRVTFSHMREFFSFSAWITAGQIVNTLNWRFDYLLIGKLLDRSAIGYYSLGGQLAMMATREATAPLTATIYPAFANVRHDAQRLAAAYSRTQALLTAAALPAGIGMAVIADPLVRLVLGEKWLPAIFIIQALASVYALQTLGSLNQPLGMALGQTRTLFVRDTQMLLVRIPVISIGLVCWGLPGLIFSRVLTGLFSAVVNMVVVERLINVSVRAQLLANFRALASSAVLAAGVTLADHYISVQTTQTGLVLQLAVLICLGGTLYCGFSLFLWIVMGRPDGPETEVRKLAFKALSKVSHA from the coding sequence ATGAGTATCGCTGACCGCCTGGTAGCGGGAAGTCTCTGGGTCACTCTCTCAAGAATAATCGTCAACGGGCTCTCAATGCTGGGCACCATTGTCCTGGCCAGGTATCTTTTGCCTTCGGACTTTGGCGTGGTGGCGCTTGCGACGACATTGTTGGCCGTGGTGACCTCAATCACCGATCTTTCACTGAGTGAAGCGCTTATCCGTCATGAAGACCCCAGGGAATCCCATTTCAGCGCCGCATGGACCTTGGGTGCGACGCGAGGCCTCATACTGTGCATCTTCTTCGCCGCGTTCGCCTATCCCGCGTCCCTCATCTATAACGAGCCGCGCCTGTTCGGCGTCTTGCTCGCTTTGAGCCTCAGTCTTGCCATGAGCGGACTGGTGAACCCGCGAAAAATCATTCTTCAGCGCGAACTGATCTTCAGGCAAGAGTTCGTGTTGAGCGTTGCCCAGAGAGTGGCCGGTTTCGTAGCCGCGATCGGCGTTGTGATCATCTACCAGAGTTACTGGGCGCTTGTGGTCGGCACTTTGGTGATGCAGGCGACAAATGTTGTGACGTCCTACCTCGTCATGCCGTTCCGTCCGCGCGTAACTTTCTCCCACATGCGAGAGTTTTTTTCGTTTTCGGCCTGGATTACTGCCGGACAGATCGTGAATACGCTCAACTGGCGTTTCGACTACCTGCTCATAGGAAAGCTGTTAGACAGGTCCGCCATTGGCTATTATTCGCTGGGTGGGCAGCTTGCGATGATGGCCACCCGTGAAGCCACTGCGCCACTGACAGCAACCATCTATCCGGCGTTCGCCAATGTGCGCCATGATGCTCAGCGTCTGGCGGCGGCCTATTCGCGAACGCAGGCCCTGCTGACAGCGGCTGCCCTGCCCGCCGGCATAGGGATGGCTGTGATAGCAGATCCCCTGGTGAGACTGGTGCTCGGCGAAAAATGGCTTCCCGCTATTTTCATCATCCAGGCGCTCGCCTCAGTTTACGCCCTGCAAACATTGGGTTCTCTCAACCAGCCCCTTGGCATGGCGCTGGGGCAGACCCGGACCCTGTTCGTGCGTGATACACAGATGCTTCTTGTCCGCATACCGGTGATTTCGATCGGTTTGGTGTGCTGGGGGCTACCGGGGCTGATATTCAGCCGGGTGCTCACCGGTCTGTTCAGCGCTGTCGTCAACATGGTGGTGGTGGAGCGGCTCATCAATGTCTCGGTCAGGGCGCAGTTGTTGGCGAATTTCAGGGCGCTCGCCAGCTCGGCCGTTCTGGCCGCAGGTGTAACGCTCGCCGATCATTACATCAGCGTTCAGACCACGCAGACCGGCTTGGTTCTCCAACTCGCCGTCCTCATCTGCCTCGGCGGAACTCTCTATTGCGGTTTCAGTCTCTTTCTCTGGATCGTTATGGGCCGTCCGGATGGGCCAGAAACCGAAGTGAGAAAGCTCGCTTTCAAGGCGCTGTCCAAAGTCAGCCACGCGTGA
- a CDS encoding polysaccharide pyruvyl transferase family protein produces MPGAQELELIAALQDITHDCLKMFVRPDEPIAILDFPDIKNCGDSAIWLGEIAYLKDRYAKRPSYVCTTDDFSHDELKGMAPSGPIFIHGGGNFGDLWVSHQDFREHIMELFPDRQIVQFPQSIHYSSPERLEQSRRAIGRHKNFVLLVRDEESLLFAQEKFDCQVHLCPDMAFCIGSVQPDAPRFPVLAMLRQDKEQVGAVDFSAYPHIPREDWITERHSRVRVAKALGAASALLHLSPSEVRLRKLNAAANNRFRRGIRQISRGKAILTDRLHVHICSILIARPHAVLDNNYGKIRRFMNAFSGGTDLSYKAMSIDDGIRWAREQAVGTVNDWRLS; encoded by the coding sequence ATGCCAGGTGCTCAGGAACTAGAACTCATTGCTGCGCTGCAGGACATAACGCATGATTGCCTAAAGATGTTCGTCAGGCCCGATGAGCCGATAGCGATACTGGATTTTCCCGACATCAAGAACTGTGGCGACTCGGCAATATGGCTGGGGGAGATTGCCTATTTGAAGGATCGTTACGCAAAGCGGCCTTCCTATGTCTGCACGACGGACGATTTTTCCCATGATGAACTCAAGGGGATGGCTCCGAGTGGGCCGATATTTATCCATGGGGGCGGCAATTTCGGCGACTTATGGGTATCTCACCAGGACTTCCGGGAACATATAATGGAGTTGTTTCCCGACCGGCAGATCGTCCAGTTTCCGCAATCGATCCATTACAGCTCTCCGGAACGGCTTGAGCAAAGCAGACGCGCCATTGGCCGACATAAGAACTTCGTGCTGCTGGTGCGCGACGAGGAATCCCTTCTGTTCGCCCAGGAAAAGTTCGATTGCCAAGTGCATCTCTGCCCCGACATGGCTTTTTGCATCGGCAGCGTGCAGCCTGATGCGCCCCGCTTCCCGGTGCTCGCGATGCTTCGCCAGGACAAGGAGCAGGTCGGAGCGGTCGATTTCTCTGCCTACCCCCATATCCCAAGGGAGGACTGGATCACCGAGCGCCACTCGAGGGTGCGCGTTGCAAAAGCGCTCGGTGCGGCATCTGCTTTGCTGCACCTCAGCCCCTCAGAAGTGCGGTTGCGCAAACTGAATGCCGCGGCCAACAACCGCTTTCGACGCGGCATCCGGCAGATTTCCCGTGGCAAGGCCATCCTTACGGATCGCCTGCATGTGCACATCTGTTCGATTCTCATAGCGCGCCCCCACGCGGTGCTGGACAACAACTACGGAAAAATTCGCCGGTTCATGAACGCTTTTTCGGGGGGTACCGATCTATCCTACAAGGCAATGTCGATCGACGACGGCATTAGATGGGCAAGAGAACAGGCGGTTGGCACAGTCAACGACTGGAGACTGTCATGA
- a CDS encoding galactosyl transferase, with the protein MTAVTFIVPVRHQDNARDWGLLKRNLAQTVTSIANQTNPDWRGIVVANEGADLPVMPDKFSVVWVSFPPNDIHERGDATENDFLDSFRADKGRRVLAGMLNAAGSRFFMIVDDDDLVSSRIVQYASKHPNENGWRIDKGYLWDDGGNVLLCRDQFSHYCGTSLIIRSDLYGLPAKIEDAPIEWIKDTLGSHVRIAPVLAKRGTPLNCLPFRGAVYRVANKGSHSKTPSLMQMYFVSRSALQRPFRVARNLAGLRLLSARHRKEFFGRPE; encoded by the coding sequence ATGACTGCCGTAACGTTCATTGTGCCTGTCAGGCATCAGGATAACGCGCGTGATTGGGGCCTCCTGAAGAGGAACCTCGCCCAAACCGTCACATCCATTGCCAATCAAACCAACCCCGATTGGCGAGGCATAGTGGTTGCGAATGAAGGGGCCGATCTTCCTGTCATGCCCGATAAGTTCTCGGTGGTCTGGGTGAGCTTTCCACCGAACGATATTCATGAGCGAGGCGATGCGACTGAGAACGACTTTCTGGATTCATTCCGCGCCGACAAAGGCCGCCGTGTTCTTGCCGGCATGCTCAATGCCGCTGGCAGCCGCTTCTTCATGATCGTTGACGACGACGATTTGGTAAGCTCTCGTATCGTGCAGTATGCTTCTAAGCATCCGAACGAAAACGGCTGGAGGATTGACAAGGGGTATCTCTGGGACGATGGCGGCAATGTTCTGCTCTGTCGTGACCAGTTCAGTCACTATTGCGGAACATCGCTGATCATTCGTTCGGATCTGTACGGGCTGCCGGCAAAAATCGAAGATGCCCCCATCGAATGGATCAAAGATACGCTTGGCAGCCACGTCCGTATAGCACCAGTTCTGGCCAAGCGCGGAACTCCCTTGAATTGCTTACCGTTCCGGGGTGCTGTGTACCGTGTTGCAAACAAGGGGTCGCACAGTAAGACTCCGAGCCTCATGCAGATGTATTTCGTAAGCAGAAGCGCTCTGCAGCGTCCCTTCCGTGTCGCGAGGAATCTCGCCGGGTTGCGTCTGTTGTCAGCTCGCCACAGGAAAGAGTTCTTCGGACGACCAGAATAG
- a CDS encoding SDR family NAD(P)-dependent oxidoreductase, translating to MKLAGKTVVVTGVCSGVGAEVARLARCEGARLIGVDLEDPVVMLDAFFRIDQGSPEEIDAALTQFPERVDGLVNAAGVSGTLDRDIVARVNYLGIRHLSHALACPMPEASSIVNFACLHDPEWPKRVDLHKELAATQSFTDGLAWPAANPVPQEPAIAISGASIDWIQLAGGLIFAALMAYAASEYRRRVIAT from the coding sequence TTGAAGCTTGCCGGTAAAACCGTTGTCGTAACCGGTGTCTGCTCCGGGGTCGGCGCCGAAGTCGCCCGTCTCGCCCGGTGCGAAGGCGCGCGTCTTATTGGAGTCGATCTGGAGGATCCCGTCGTGATGCTGGACGCGTTCTTTCGCATCGATCAGGGTTCTCCCGAAGAAATTGACGCAGCGCTTACCCAGTTCCCCGAACGCGTCGACGGCCTCGTCAATGCCGCAGGCGTCTCGGGCACGCTGGATCGGGACATTGTCGCACGCGTGAATTATCTCGGGATACGTCATCTGTCACATGCACTTGCCTGCCCAATGCCCGAGGCCTCTTCGATCGTGAATTTCGCCTGCCTGCATGACCCTGAATGGCCCAAGCGGGTTGATCTGCATAAGGAACTTGCCGCTACTCAGAGCTTTACGGATGGACTGGCTTGGCCGGCCGCCAACCCGGTGCCGCAGGAACCTGCTATCGCTATTTCAGGCGCCAGCATTGACTGGATACAACTTGCTGGCGGCCTGATCTTCGCCGCGCTCATGGCATACGCCGCCAGCGAATACCGCCGCCGGGTCATCGCGACCTGA
- a CDS encoding acyl-homoserine-lactone synthase yields MMQLITPELYDEFSSELKEMYGLRHRVFKERLDWDVQTEEELETDAYDGLRPVYLLLKGSDWRIRGCVRLLPTTGPTMLRDTFPMLLGETAAPASARIWESSRFALDLPASTPKAGGLAQATYELFAGMIEFGLSNELTRIVTVTDTRMERILRLATWPLARIGHPKAVGNTEAVAGFLEVSHASLMRIRWRGRLNGPVLWQPVLGLPAYA; encoded by the coding sequence ATGATGCAGCTAATCACACCTGAGCTCTACGATGAGTTTTCGAGCGAGCTCAAAGAAATGTACGGACTGAGGCATCGCGTTTTCAAGGAAAGGCTGGATTGGGATGTTCAGACCGAAGAGGAACTGGAAACAGACGCATATGACGGGCTGAGGCCCGTCTATCTCCTTCTCAAAGGATCCGACTGGCGCATTCGCGGTTGCGTCCGTTTGTTGCCGACGACGGGACCGACAATGTTGCGCGACACGTTTCCGATGCTGCTTGGCGAGACCGCGGCGCCAGCGAGTGCCCGCATTTGGGAGAGCAGTCGTTTCGCACTCGATCTCCCTGCATCAACGCCCAAGGCTGGAGGGCTGGCCCAAGCAACCTACGAGCTATTCGCGGGCATGATCGAATTCGGCTTGTCGAACGAACTCACTCGGATCGTGACAGTGACCGATACGCGCATGGAACGGATCCTGCGTCTTGCAACCTGGCCGTTGGCGCGCATCGGGCATCCCAAGGCGGTGGGCAACACGGAGGCGGTCGCCGGCTTTCTCGAGGTTTCGCACGCTAGCCTCATGCGCATCCGCTGGAGGGGACGTTTGAACGGACCTGTATTATGGCAGCCGGTTCTCGGCCTGCCGGCATACGCTTAA
- a CDS encoding LuxR family transcriptional regulator: MHRVFENFLEQLSESVDAVDLCETMASAAAALDFPLFAYFSCPSASGRKPRLISNYPPSWTSRYMQLRYHRHDPVILRGLQGWDTFDWGVDLARQHLPAAQQRILEEAARFGIRCGLTMSMHDHRGRFAALTLASDQSRPPLLRSLSRYEQALQLVAISFHIFARRRLAEDCVVDGVILTPREFECLKWAADGKSAWDISQILSVSKRTVTFHLENAKAKLGVRTINQAVARLASSRHSRS, encoded by the coding sequence ATGCATCGCGTGTTTGAAAATTTCCTCGAGCAACTCTCCGAAAGCGTCGATGCTGTCGATCTGTGTGAGACAATGGCGTCTGCCGCAGCCGCGTTAGACTTTCCGCTCTTCGCCTATTTCAGTTGCCCGTCAGCTTCCGGCCGGAAGCCGCGCTTGATTTCGAATTATCCCCCATCCTGGACATCGCGCTATATGCAATTGCGCTACCACAGGCATGATCCGGTGATCCTGCGCGGGCTTCAAGGCTGGGACACCTTTGATTGGGGTGTGGATTTAGCTCGGCAACATCTCCCGGCTGCACAGCAACGAATTCTGGAAGAAGCAGCTCGATTTGGCATTCGTTGCGGGTTGACCATGTCGATGCACGACCATCGCGGCCGCTTTGCTGCGCTGACCTTGGCTTCCGACCAGTCCCGTCCGCCTCTCTTGCGGTCACTGTCACGGTACGAACAAGCATTGCAGCTGGTCGCGATCAGCTTTCATATATTTGCCCGGCGCAGGCTCGCCGAAGATTGCGTGGTCGATGGCGTAATCCTGACCCCGCGAGAATTCGAATGCTTGAAATGGGCGGCGGATGGAAAGTCGGCTTGGGATATCAGCCAGATTCTCAGCGTGTCGAAACGCACCGTGACCTTCCATCTGGAAAACGCCAAGGCAAAACTTGGCGTGCGAACCATCAACCAAGCCGTAGCACGGCTGGCTTCTTCCCGACATTCGAGATCCTGA